GAATTTGTTGTACATTCCACTGATTGCTTCAGTGTAGATTCGAGAGTTGGAATTCATGTAGATCCTTTTGACATACAAATCATGAATAAACCGGAATATGATGACGAGAAAGCGGTGGAAATATATGAATAATAAGCGCACAAGATATGTAGCCGCTCCTTATCTTATCTGGAGTATTGGCTTTATAATAATTCCATTAGGTCTGGTTTTATATTATGCCTTTACAAATGCCGATGGGGCATTAACTATTGATAATGTGGCAGACATTATTTCTTATGTGAATATTAAGGCTTTGATTCTTTCAATAGCCTTTTCCATAGTGTCGACTGCTTTGTGTCTTTTGATTGCTTATCCGCTGTCACTGGTACTTTCTTCACTTATCAGTAACAGCTCGTCTATACTGTCTCTTTTATTCATTCTTCCCATGTGGATGAATTCCCTTTTGCGTACATATGCCTGGCAGAATATTCTCGAAAGAAAAGGTGTGATCAACGGAATTTTAACAGCAATTAATCTTCCGCCACTTTATATTATCAACAAACCACCGGCAATACTTCTTGGTATGGTATATGATTTTTTGCCGTTTATGATTCTTCCTGTTTACAATTCAGTTTCAAGAATAGACAAGGATCTTATTAATGCTGCAAAGGATCTTGGTGCGGGCTACAAGGAAATCTTTTTCAGGATAATCTGGCCCCTTAGTCTTCCGGGTGTTATCTCGGGTATCACAATGGTGTTTGTACCAAGTCTTACCACCTTTGTTATTTCAGATATTTTGGGTGGAGGGAAAATACTCCTTATCGGTAATGTAATAGAGCAGCTTTTTACTCAGGATTCAGACTGGAATGCAGGAGCGGGTCTTTCAGCTGTACTTATGATCTTTATCGTCATCAGTATGCTCATTACTGCTAAATATGACAAGGAGGATATCAGATGAAAAAGACTCTTGGCAGTATATATCTGACACTTGTACTTATATTTCTTTATGCGCCCATTGCTACACTGATGATCCTATCATTTAATTCAAGTAAATCCCGTTCACATTTCGGAGGCTTTACTTTTTCCTGGTATCTGAGCTTGTTTGAAAATGAAGAGATAATGGCAGCTTTTAAGAATACTATTATTCTGGCTTTATTAGCGGCTTTTATCGCAACTGTTGTGGGAACTGCGGCCTGTACGGGTATGGTGGCCATGAAGAAAAGGAGTAGAAGCATAATTATGGGTATCACAAATATACCCATGCTAAATGCTGATATAGTGACTGGTGTGAGCCTTATGCTTCTGTTTATTGCGGCAAGAGCCACTATGGGATTCACGACGGTTCTTTTGGCACATATCACCTTCAATATCCCCTATGTTATTCTGTCTGTTATGCCAAGGTATAGGGAATTAAATGCCAGTACCTATGAGGCAGCATTGGATCTTGGAGCAAAACCGATATATGCGTTTTTTAAGGTTGTGCTTCCGGATCTTATGAGTTCTGTTTTGTCAGGATTTCTTATGAGTTTTACCATGTCTCTGGATGATTTTATTATTACTCACTTCACTCAGGGCCCGGGTTTTGATACTCTTTCCACAAAAATCTATTCTGAAGTTAAAAAGGGAATCAATCCCGAAATGTATGCCCTTTCTACACTAATGTTTCTGTCAATTCTGATTTTACTGTTTTTTGTTAATTACAAGCCCTGGACTAAGCAGACTGTAGGAGAAATAAAGGTAACGACCAAAAAAGAGGTAATTGTAAGCTCTGCAAAGGGAGGTGTCAGATGAGGAAACGCTTTGCAATAGCTTTAATATTCATACTTCTTATGAATCTGACGGGATGCGCCGGATCCGCTTCTTCAAAAGAAACTGATGAGAACACTCTTTATGTTTATAACTGGGGCGAATATATAGACCCGGATATTCTTACCATGTTCACTGAGGAAACAGGGATAGAAGTGGTTTATGATGAATATGAGACAAACGAGATAATGTATCCTAAAATTAAGGCCGGAGCCGTAAACTACGACCTCGTATGTCCATCTGATTACATGATTACAAAGATGATAGAGAATGACCTTCTTCAGGAGATTGATTTTGAAAATATTCCCGATCACCAAAATATTGGAAAAGAGTATTGGAAGATGGCAGAGGGCTTTGATCCCGGCAATCACTATGCAATGCCATATGTGTTCGGAACCGTCGGAATACTTTATAACAAGACTATGGTTAAGGAAAAAGTCGATTCCTGGGGAATCCTCTGGGACCCCAAGTATAAGGATGAGATTCTTATGCAGGATTCAGTAAGGGATGCGTTCCTTGTAGCAGAGAAGTATCTTGGTTATTCCCTTAATACAACTGATGAAGATGAATTACAGGAATCCAAAAAGCTTCTTCAGCAGCAAAAGGAATTGGTTCAGGCCTATGTCATAGACCAGGTTCGTGACAAGATGATAGGAAATGAGGCTGCTCTTGGAGTTATTTATTCAGGAGAGGCTATTTATACCCAACGTGAAAATCCTGATCTGGATTATGTAATTCCCAAGGAGGGTACAACTCTTTGGATGGATTGTTGGGTGATTCCAAAAAATGCGCAGCATAAGGAAAATGCTGAAAAGTTTTTAAATTTCCTATGTCGTGCGGATATTGCTTATAAGAATTTTGATTATATTACTTATTCAACTCCTAATATGGCTGCAAGAGAGCTGATCGAGGACGAAGACAT
Above is a genomic segment from Butyrivibrio sp. AE3004 containing:
- a CDS encoding ABC transporter substrate-binding protein, whose product is MRKRFAIALIFILLMNLTGCAGSASSKETDENTLYVYNWGEYIDPDILTMFTEETGIEVVYDEYETNEIMYPKIKAGAVNYDLVCPSDYMITKMIENDLLQEIDFENIPDHQNIGKEYWKMAEGFDPGNHYAMPYVFGTVGILYNKTMVKEKVDSWGILWDPKYKDEILMQDSVRDAFLVAEKYLGYSLNTTDEDELQESKKLLQQQKELVQAYVIDQVRDKMIGNEAALGVIYSGEAIYTQRENPDLDYVIPKEGTTLWMDCWVIPKNAQHKENAEKFLNFLCRADIAYKNFDYITYSTPNMAARELIEDEDIKNSPIAFPDLSKYDLETQISLGETADRHLNDLWREVKSY
- a CDS encoding ABC transporter permease, whose translation is MKKTLGSIYLTLVLIFLYAPIATLMILSFNSSKSRSHFGGFTFSWYLSLFENEEIMAAFKNTIILALLAAFIATVVGTAACTGMVAMKKRSRSIIMGITNIPMLNADIVTGVSLMLLFIAARATMGFTTVLLAHITFNIPYVILSVMPRYRELNASTYEAALDLGAKPIYAFFKVVLPDLMSSVLSGFLMSFTMSLDDFIITHFTQGPGFDTLSTKIYSEVKKGINPEMYALSTLMFLSILILLFFVNYKPWTKQTVGEIKVTTKKEVIVSSAKGGVR
- a CDS encoding ABC transporter permease; the protein is MNNKRTRYVAAPYLIWSIGFIIIPLGLVLYYAFTNADGALTIDNVADIISYVNIKALILSIAFSIVSTALCLLIAYPLSLVLSSLISNSSSILSLLFILPMWMNSLLRTYAWQNILERKGVINGILTAINLPPLYIINKPPAILLGMVYDFLPFMILPVYNSVSRIDKDLINAAKDLGAGYKEIFFRIIWPLSLPGVISGITMVFVPSLTTFVISDILGGGKILLIGNVIEQLFTQDSDWNAGAGLSAVLMIFIVISMLITAKYDKEDIR